CGATGCCCCACCCCCTGGACTCACTCGCGCTGTCCTGGGGCTACGAGCTGCTCCCCTTCTGGATCGGCTACTTCGCCGTCGGCGTCGCCGCGGGACGGCTGCTGGCCCGGCGGCGCGACGTCGGCGACCATCCCCGGGTCGCGCTCGCCTGCCTCGCGCTGGTGCCGGCCGGCTTCGCGCTGCTGGTCGCCAGCCCGGTCACCCGGCTGCGCAACGGCGACTTCGCCCAGGGCACCGGCGCCTTCCTCCGCCCGCTGCTGGTGCCGGTGGTGGTCGCGGTGACCGGCGCGGTGCTGCTCGGCGCGCCCGCGGTGCTCCGCCGCCTCCCCCGGCTGCGCCGCCCGATGCTGGCACTGAGCCGCGACTCGCTCGGCGTCTACATCCTCCATCCGGTGATCGCGTTCGAGCTCGGGGACGACCACCTGAAGCCGATGCTGAACCGGCCGCTGCCG
Above is a window of Candidatus Dormiibacterota bacterium DNA encoding:
- a CDS encoding acyltransferase family protein, translated to MPHPLDSLALSWGYELLPFWIGYFAVGVAAGRLLARRRDVGDHPRVALACLALVPAGFALLVASPVTRLRNGDFAQGTGAFLRPLLVPVVVAVTGAVLLGAPAVLRRLPRLRRPMLALSRDSLGVYILHPVIAFELGDDHLKPMLNRPLPGSIAGFLLLTVLTLALALLATRLISATPLAPLIGAEQRPIRFGSAAHHHEGDELLDRGHRPVVPHHPRLGGVD